A segment of the Desulfurobacterium pacificum genome:
GTTTCTGTTTCTACTGCTTTGACAGTTCCCTCTGCTATATCATCAACGTAGGTGAAGTCTCTGCTTTGAGTTCCGTCTCCGAATACTGTTATAGGAGTTCCTTCATCTATCCATTTAATGAAACGAAAGATGCTCATATCGGGTCTTCCTATTGGTCCATAAACGGTGAAATACCTTAAAACGGTTACATCTATTCCATATAGGTAATGGTAAGTGTAACTCATTGCTTCTGCGCCTTTTTTACTTGCTGCGTAAGGTGAAATAGGAGTGTTGACCGGTAAGTCTTCCTTAAACGGCATTTTCTGACCAGCGTAAAGAGAAGAGGTTGAAGCTAAAACAAACTTTTTAACGTTGTAATCTTTCATCAGTTCAAGAAGGTTTAGCGTTCCTAAAGTGTTTGTTGATAGATAGACGAAAGGGTCTTCAAGGCTGTATCTGACTCCGGCTCTTGCTGCCAGATTGATTACAGCGTCTATTTTTTCGTTTTCAAAGATTATTCTCATTGCCTCGTAGTTTTCTATGTCTAATTTGTAAAAGCGAAAGTTCTTATGTTTTTTTAGTTCGTTAAGTCGGAACTCTTTTAATCTGACGTCGTAATAATCGTTCATGTTGTCAACGCCAATAACTTTGTAACCTTTTGTGAGTAGTTTTTCAGCTGTTTTGTAGCCGATAAAACCTGCTGCTCCTGTTAAGAAAATGGTTTTCATTTTTCCTCCTTAACTACTTAAGTTGGGAGAGATTATATAGATTCTGGTTTTAAATTTGGGTAAGTGTATATATAATTTCCCTATGGAACTTGATAAGTTATTTGAATTAGCGGAAAGATTTTTAGAAGGGATAATACCTTTAGAAGAGATTGAGAAGTTTCCGGAATCTTCTCCGGAGAGGGTTCCTTTTAAAGGTGTTTTCCGGAGGTCTGCGCTTTTAATTTCGGGAGACCGTCCTCGCCATCTCAGAAAAGCTTTCTTGAGACCTGCTGATGTTTTGATTTTTAACCTTGAAGATGGTGTAGCTGAAAAGAGTAAAGCTTTTGCAAGGATACTTTTGAGGAAGTTTCTTTTGAACGTTCCTTTTGACGGTTTGAAAGAAGTGGTTATCAGAATTAACCCCCTTGATTCAGAATATTCGTGGGAAGATATGTTTTTAATTTTCCCTACAATTCCACACGCTGTAAGGCTCAGTAAGGTAAAGTCGTACAGAGATGTTGTTGCTTTGGATGGCGCTTTGACAGCGTTTGAGAAAGCTCACGGTTTACCTTCAGGAACAGTAAAGATACATTTGTCTATAGAAACAGCTTCTGCTATTGAATCTCTTGAAAAAATCCTCACCTCCTCCCCCCGCGTTACTGTAGCCTACTTAGGTATATTAGACCTTTTCGCAGATTTGGATATCTCTCAGGACAGGATATATCCATCATCTCCACTTTCTGTTCACGTTAAGTCAAAGTTTGCCTTGACCTGCAGGTCTTTAAGGGTTGTTCCTATAGCACCTGCTTATCAGAACCACGAAGATTTAAAAGGTTTTGAAAAGGAAGCGCTTGAGGATAGGGAGTTGGGATTTGAAGGGAAAATGTGCATTTCTGTAAGACAGGTTGAAATTGCTAATAAAGTTTTCTCTCCGTCTCAGGAAGAGATAGAAGAAGCAAAAGAAATTGTTAGGCTTTACGAAGAAGCCTTGAAAGAGGGGAAGGGAGGTATTACTTATAAGGGTAGGTTTATAGACCAGCCGATATAC
Coding sequences within it:
- a CDS encoding SDR family NAD(P)-dependent oxidoreductase — translated: MKTIFLTGAAGFIGYKTAEKLLTKGYKVIGVDNMNDYYDVRLKEFRLNELKKHKNFRFYKLDIENYEAMRIIFENEKIDAVINLAARAGVRYSLEDPFVYLSTNTLGTLNLLELMKDYNVKKFVLASTSSLYAGQKMPFKEDLPVNTPISPYAASKKGAEAMSYTYHYLYGIDVTVLRYFTVYGPIGRPDMSIFRFIKWIDEGTPITVFGDGTQSRDFTYVDDIAEGTVKAVETETGYEIINLGGNEPYELNYVIKLIEEYLGKKAEVIYKPFHKADMKATWADITKAKEILNWQPSISLEEGIKKTVEWHIKNRDFVKEIQLP
- a CDS encoding HpcH/HpaI aldolase/citrate lyase family protein, giving the protein MELDKLFELAERFLEGIIPLEEIEKFPESSPERVPFKGVFRRSALLISGDRPRHLRKAFLRPADVLIFNLEDGVAEKSKAFARILLRKFLLNVPFDGLKEVVIRINPLDSEYSWEDMFLIFPTIPHAVRLSKVKSYRDVVALDGALTAFEKAHGLPSGTVKIHLSIETASAIESLEKILTSSPRVTVAYLGILDLFADLDISQDRIYPSSPLSVHVKSKFALTCRSLRVVPIAPAYQNHEDLKGFEKEALEDRELGFEGKMCISVRQVEIANKVFSPSQEEIEEAKEIVRLYEEALKEGKGGITYKGRFIDQPIYRDALNKLKALED